Proteins found in one Sorghum bicolor cultivar BTx623 chromosome 1, Sorghum_bicolor_NCBIv3, whole genome shotgun sequence genomic segment:
- the LOC110432258 gene encoding fibrous sheath CABYR-binding protein-like, translating into MSHEVLEKAEVQQLLNELFNFADNSFVQSGDRVQPFKLGQPAPKIGDVDRCAVYISLAPGMENPAGVDPPEDDIARCARYTSSEEKQNDPAPTTEERVAGKRPLTADPSPAEALPAESSQASKCRRLVWITDDDDEEEEAAPSLVRRPHSRPDVAPVTTGQVTSDPPAPHAEPTRVVEMGTASSDADPDHIAGQRAAEPVAAVGDVAPQSTEQPAATIVAESVEEHPVPTRNEESARTPSPSNVVEEESRAPTLPPTEERGVPTPPRAGPSSPVGSPGLG; encoded by the exons ATGAGTCATGAGGTTCTAGAAAAGGCAGAAgtgcaacagctgttgaacgagctgttcaactttgcagacAACAGCTTTGTTCAAAGCGGTGATCGGGTGCAGCCCTTCAAGCTGGGgcaaccagctcctaag attggagacgttgaccggtgcgcgGTGTACATATCGCTGGCACCTGGCATGGAGAATCCCGCGGGGGTagacccgccagaggacgaCATTGCTCGGTGTGCTCGATACACCAGCAGCGAAGAGAAGCAGAACGatcccgccccgaccaccgaagagagagtggcggggaaaaggccgctGACAGCAGACCCCTCCCCTGCAGAAgcgctgccggcagagagcagccaggcgTCGAAGTGCCGTCGGCTTGTctggatcaccgacgacgacgacgaggaggaggaggccgcgccttCTTTGGTCCGGAGGCCACACAGTCGTCCGGACGTTGCGCCGGTCACCACTGGTCAGGTGACCAGCGACCCGCCTGCACCGCACGCCGAGCCGACGCGCGTCGTAGAGATGGGGAC CGCGTCATCGGACGCCGACCCTGACCACATTGCTGGCCAGAGGGCGGCCGAGCCTGTTGCCGCCGTTGGGGACGTCGCGCCACAGAGCACCGAGCAGCCCGCGGCGACGATCGTGGCTGAGAGCGTCGAGGAGCATCCAGTCCCTACGAGGAACGAGGAATCTGCGAGGACGCCTTCTCCGAGCAACGTTGTGGAGGAGGAGAGCAGAGCCCCAACTCTTCCACCAACTGAAGAAAGGGGAGTCCCAaccccgccccgagcagggccCTCTTCGCCTGTAGGGTCCCCTGGACTGGGTTAG